The Oncorhynchus clarkii lewisi isolate Uvic-CL-2024 chromosome 12, UVic_Ocla_1.0, whole genome shotgun sequence genome segment ctgggattaaaggtcaaaaatTCAAATAGAGCGCTAATTTGACCTACGGTGTCaggaaaaaaagaaccagccatttatctatcgtaatttaagagaaatcgtacaattggtgatgttcaaaattattattattatttttttaagttaCAGGTCCAGTTTCAGCGTGTTCATACAAATCTTTTTGAAGTGTGTTTCGGAGCTCtgtgagatttctgtgattttctgtaaTAACACACACTAATTCAACCCTCtgtaaataagtcagttcttaacataaagacttaacTTAAAACTCAAACTTCTATAATAAGTgcctaccccaaggaggatatgtgttcactttcagcttcctgtgtcaaccagaagtgccttaaaatggtgtcataggtgcTGTTTCGAAGGGCTAAAAAGGTCTGATCTTTTCAAAacgtcatatgtgtgattaggcaacactcatgaactgtaagtcagtcaattctcccaacagatgtcaaagaaaagctctctctctcactcacacacacaaacacacacacacacagcaaggatggagtgacaaagtgcggtgcttaaagacactcCGAGCCTGAAATGGCATTATCATAATCTCTaggctgtgccgagttcaacgagatgccccgctaGACTAGCTTGCTCGGTCTGAGCTCAGCGACCATGAAAAAAGTAGGCCCATAATGAAGCCTGGCCCAAAATTGCaggtgcttttgggtgacagcaggagaacagttagggttagaagcacaattcgacctcaagaacattcctgaggtcctcccaAGCCTAACCTTGTccatgtggcattaacccttaacagttaaaagaaggtgtttacatcaaacagttttcAATTACTtctgtccccataggaatacattgcctgcacccctaaattcaacctgaagcctatgtagGTTAttaatgccttatgaacctgtctttgATGACAActcatcaggccactatgaggtctacctgtgtcgattctaagcttcctgaagcaaccggaagtgattcaattcaccctaaaagtgttttgatatatatatataacctgcaattgtgaaaatcactgcattcaaccaagtgtagatcagtcaattcttaacataaatagttaaaactcaggattctgtaagagcatACCCcaatcaagatatgtgtttacttatagcttcctgtgcaaCCCGGACGTGCCTTAGAATggtgtcatgtgtgctgtttaaaaggtcagatctttttaAAACtacatatgtgtgattaggcaaccctcatgaactgtaaatcagtcatttttcccaacagatgtcaaagaaaagctctcacacacacacacacacacacacacagcaaggatgacGTGAAAAAGTctggtgcttaaagacacacagagcctgcaatggtATTGCCATAATCTCTAGgatgtgccgagttcaacgagatgccccgcttgaccgtagctcgctcggtctgagtaCAGCGACCGTGTAAAAAAGAAGGTCCAAAATGAAGCCTGGACCTAAATGTCAAGTGCttttgggagacagagagagaaccgtTAAGGTTAGATGCAGAATTTGACCTCAGGAACATTGCTGAGGTCCTCCCAATCTGTGCAAGCCTACCCTTGGccatgtggcattaacccttaacagtgaaaacatgtttttttcttctcacagttttcaatgacttctctccccataggaatacattgcctgctcctctaaagtcaacctgaagcctatgtgggttatgaatgccttatgaacctgtcttcgatgacagtccatcaggccactatgaggtctacctgtgtcgattctaagcttcctggagcaaccggaagtggttaaaatcaccctaaaagtgttttgccATACCcaacctgcagtttgatagaaatagtgcattaaaccctgtgtaaatcagtcagttcttaacgtatagacttaactcaggattctgtaaaagcctactgcaatgaggatatgtgtttacttttAGCTACCTGTGCCAatcggaagtgccataattggtgtcataggggctgtttcgaagggttaaaaaagtcagatctttccaaaacttcatatgtgtgattaggcaaccctcatgaactgtaaatcagtcattcaTCCCATCAAATGTTCAttaaaaactcacacacacacacacacagcaaggatggagtgacacagTATGGGgcttagagacagacagagcctgcaatagttacctttgttcAAACTTGTAAACCGACTTCCATTGATCgtacatggcaaatggacataacatcctgatttggcactttcatattgcatttggaaatttcttatggcatttggatttttaaaaaagggacttttgacttcctatgaaatcatattgcaaatggaccaaacatatgccttatggacAAGTAAAACAGTTTTTAAAAAATGGCGATTAATCAAATATGACAAAAGTATGTTGATActgttcttatacatgtgtaatttacaaaaaaatcgaaagaatttcgaaaaacggtccagaaagcacttttttaagggggtgaTACATTTTTGAAAAGATGTTCAAATTTTCAAAATTTTACTTGTGTGTCTTGACTtgttacatttgcaatatgaaaaattACGATGGAGCGCACTCGCCATCTATTGGATTTTTGCAGTGTTACACTTGGCATTTGctatatggcatttgcaatcaactttgaatGAAACGACGTCCAATTGAATGGTATTGGACATAGTGTATATGTTTTGTACGGTGCCGATatgttcccattcatttttgtccatttcaggggggtgttcccttactATAATcctgacctaaccctaaccttcatttcaacttcaatgggtTAACATCAGAgttgggacgtcccaaggatcacAGGGAGCAAGGACCCTGAGATATTTAACCTCATTATGCTCAACCTAACTCGCTGCTTAGAGGTCAGGTCAAATGTGACAGTTAATTCACCACAGTGGCTGTTTAGAGGGGGTCAGGTAAGCAGTCTAAGGTTATTAGCTTATAATTAGGTTGGTAGATTGCAGGTCATTGTGACTGAATGATCCTTAAGTTTTATTAGTGGCTAAGCATCTTGTTATGTCTGTATAAAGTACATGTACTCTGTACATAGTGATGGGGTTACAATAACCATAATGTGTTCCCCAGTAAACAGCGCCACAACAAGCTGTGGAGACCCGAGGGAGGGGAGGACATCCCAGATGAGGCGTCTGGCCAGTGTTGTGGTGGAGAGGATACCCCCGTGGAGGATGAGGCCTGGGGGGGAGAGGGCTGCAGCGCCTCCCCCTGCCGGGGCCTGGAGGTGGACGCCCTGGACCCTCTCAACTACAATTACTACTTCAGACGGCTGTCGGACACGGCCCTGGACAGCGAGCCCTCCACCCCAGTGCGCGGCCCTCCCCTGCTGGGCATGGAAAGGGTGTTCATCGAGATCGAGGATGTGGAGAGGGACGCCCTTCTGGAGGATGAGGGCTTCCCCATGGCCCAACTGGCTTTGCCCGGGGAGGGCACTGCCGCCCAAACCTGTGGGGGCCGCCTGGAGCCCCTGGAGGACATGAGGCTACGCCTGGAGTTCAGCAccgtggaggaggaggacgaggaggaggcaCAGAAGGAGGAGGCGGAGATGGCCGCCCTGGCCCGGACAcctgcaggaggagagggagtgacggAGGACGAGGAGAGGAAGGATCAGGCCAACGTAAACCGCTTCAACAACGAGAACGCCAACAACAGTAACCGCCTGGCTGCCAAGCGCAGCTGCCCCGCTGCCTTCGACGTGAGTGGGACAGTAATTAATGCCTGTATCTATAAGAATTATGCTGGTTTGCTTACTTTTAACCTAAACTGgcttggggttagggttgagataTTAAGCCTATAATTGTAATTCTGTAAGTGTAATATTTATGTCATTATTTGATCCCATTTCATTTAAGGGATTATCATCTTGTAGGTGTCATAATCTGTTTTATTTGCTTCAAGACCTTAAATCAGGTAATGTCCTTGGTCCGTTACCCTGTCACTCTCTGTGCCTGACCAtgcattccctccctctctctgtttcttctgtTTAGGACAGTGCTAGCACAGGAAACCCTTACAAAGTGAAGCCCTCCTACCAGTCCTGTAAAGACTGCCTGCGTCTGCCACCAGGGCGGCGCTGTGAGCGCCCCGCAGGAGGCCGCAACCACCGCCTTAACCCCACACGCCACTGCGGGGTGGTCCCCACTATCTCCATAGACCCCCCTGGCACCCACTTCACCAACACACCCACCCCCCACTCCCCCTGTGCCCTCCCTGCCACCATTGCCCGCCTGGAGGCCTACCGCCAGCGGCTGGTGTCACCCATGAGCTGCGAGGAGCTGCCCCGAGACAGACACTGCTCCCTGGAGACGGAGGACATGGACGAGctacaggaggaagaggaggaagagcaggagcCAAAGCCAGGGAGGGAGGCGGGGACTGGAGTCATCACAGAGCTCACGTTTATGAAGCTCAGCTTGGAGGGGGAGAGGCCAGCGGGTCAGCCTCCTGGTGTGGAGTTGCAGCCtgctggggtggaggtggaccCTCCTAGTGGTGGAGTGGAGCCACAGCAGGAGCAGGAGGCCCTTGCCCAGCTACAGAGGacagggctggagctggggctggtaAGGCTCTCAGGACTGGCCATGGAAGGTCCACTCTCAGGGGCATGGCTGTCTGAGCAGATGGACCTGAGCTTGGcggtggaggagatggaggtggagggggatgtAAGGGTGCATTCTGAAACCCACATCCCTTCTACCAGCTGTGTGGTCACAGCCGCAGACCCCCAGATGAACACCACCCCAGTGTCGTACCCCCAGTGGTCCACCCAGACTTGGACCCCTGTGTCCTCCCCCTATGGCTCCACCCTCACCCGGAGCTTAAGCAGTGTCAGCCTCCACAGTAACTGCGGGGGACGCCCAGGCCTGGTCAGGCCGCGCACCCAGGAGATGGAGACCCGCATGAGGCTGGCCGGCCTGACCGTCCCCTCCCTGCTCAAACGCTCTAGCTCCCTGGCCAAACTGGGAGGTCTCACCTTCTCCACCGAGGACCTCTCAGACCTGGCTGATGATCAGGCCCAGCTGTTCTTCACCGTGCCCCCAGCCCTCTGAGCCCCCATCCACCCTCTGGAGCTGACTGTGTTTCCAGTGTCTCTCTTTCAGACAGGTTCCATGTGTCTAAACCACCTGACCGTGTAAGAGCAGTTTGAAGGAGCAGGGAGAAATTTGCCAGGTGTCCTGGAGACATGCCTGAGACATATTAGCAGCATGTTGGCTGGAAGAAAGAAAAATAACTAAAGATTTCCTATTCCTATTATAgacagtatacaaaacattaagaacaccttcctaatattgagttggaccccctttccccttttgccctcagaacagcctcaatacgatggggcatggactctacaaggtgtcaaaaacattccacagagatgctggcccatgttgattccaatgcttcccacagttgtgttaagttggctggatatcctttggatggtggaccatttttgatgcacacaggaaggaaactgttgagcgtgaaaaacccagctactaccataccctgccAAACTAAAAAGCCAAacttttacatgtatttttatttttaggggaatcttttgtcttgcccattcaccctctgaatggcacacatacacaatccataactcaaatgtctcaaggcttaaaaatccttctttaacctgtctccgacccttcatctacactgatttgaagtggatttaacaggtgacatcaataagggatcacagctggtccgtctgtcatggaaagagcaggtgttcctaatgtttcgttGAGTCAGTGtacatgtactgtctgtttatcAATCCAAATAAGAGATGCTATTGGAGAAGATCCACTTGAAGGAGCTCAATGAATGTGTGCAACTGAGCCTCTGTTTTGATTCATGTGCCCCTGAGCATCTCGCGCCCCTGAGCAGACTGACTGTTGAAGATTGAATCCTCCTTTTCTGTATATTCCTCCCTTGCTACAAGCTGTTTTTGTGTCACCGAACAACAACTTCATCATATGAGCAGCTTCCTGCCTCTTCAAGCAAAGCAGGGTACCTCAGTCAGAACACAAGCATCTCAAGACTATTATGGTCCAATACTGTTTTTGTTGGCTTACCTCTCCTCAATGACTGGCTCAGCCAGCTCTCCTCCATTGAGGTACTTAATTTAATAATGTCTTGAAGTGGTCAAAAGTCCATTCATAACGGTCTAGTGTTACGCAAGCTGTCCTCATTGTCACAACTAGAGCTTCCTCATGGGGAGCAGAGCAGTAGACTGACTGGACTTATCACACATGCTATGGATGATGGGAAGAAACGGAGAAGAAATATTGAAATTATCTTCTGGATTAATTTCGGTATCTTTGAGGTAGTTTAGAGGGAGCATATACACTTTGGTTTAGTTTTGCCACAGCTGAACTTTCACTTCTGTGCAATGGTAATAGGTACAGTACTTCAATGATCTAATTTAAGAACTCATCATGTTTGTATGGTTTGATAGGATTTGTGGGCAACTGAAAGAGTTCAAATGGTTTTGGGACTGGATTTTACAACACTGCATTAATCTACTGCAGCACTGATAATTCTCTGCTGCCCCCCTCGTAGACCAGCTGTAGTCAAAGCCATAAAGTCTGACACCATCGTCCCTGCATCACTCTCAAAAGGCAATCAAATACAGTACGTTGATTTTCTGG includes the following:
- the LOC139422885 gene encoding protein phosphatase Slingshot homolog 1-like, with translation MALVTLQRSPTPSAASTASTNAGEELGCDDDRRANQSLSESFFMVKGAALFLQQGTNAQGPKTPTHHKHAGDLPRHLQVMINTLRSEDHIKLAVRLESGWSDRVRYMVVVYTSGRQDTEENILLGMDFTDKDSKSCSIGMVLPLWSDTKIHLDGDGGFSVTTGGRSHVFKPVSVQAMWSALQILHKASDVSRRHNYFPGGLALTWLGFYESCITSEQSCINEWNTMTDLETMRPDSPAMFVDRPTERERTECAIKAKLRSMMMFRDLENVTSKEIRVELEQHMSCNLKEYKEFLDNEMLLILGQMDKATLIFDHLYLGSEWNASNLEELRDCGVGYILNVTREIDNFFQGTFSYHNIRVFDEEATDLLAHWNETYNFIVRAKKNQSKCLVHCKMGVSRSASTVIAYAMKEYGWTLEKAYNFVKQKRSIARPNAGFMKQLAEYEGILDASKQRHNKLWRPEGGEDIPDEASGQCCGGEDTPVEDEAWGGEGCSASPCRGLEVDALDPLNYNYYFRRLSDTALDSEPSTPVRGPPLLGMERVFIEIEDVERDALLEDEGFPMAQLALPGEGTAAQTCGGRLEPLEDMRLRLEFSTVEEEDEEEAQKEEAEMAALARTPAGGEGVTEDEERKDQANVNRFNNENANNSNRLAAKRSCPAAFDDSASTGNPYKVKPSYQSCKDCLRLPPGRRCERPAGGRNHRLNPTRHCGVVPTISIDPPGTHFTNTPTPHSPCALPATIARLEAYRQRLVSPMSCEELPRDRHCSLETEDMDELQEEEEEEQEPKPGREAGTGVITELTFMKLSLEGERPAGQPPGVELQPAGVEVDPPSGGVEPQQEQEALAQLQRTGLELGLVRLSGLAMEGPLSGAWLSEQMDLSLAVEEMEVEGDVRVHSETHIPSTSCVVTAADPQMNTTPVSYPQWSTQTWTPVSSPYGSTLTRSLSSVSLHSNCGGRPGLVRPRTQEMETRMRLAGLTVPSLLKRSSSLAKLGGLTFSTEDLSDLADDQAQLFFTVPPAL